In Lytechinus pictus isolate F3 Inbred chromosome 17, Lp3.0, whole genome shotgun sequence, the genomic window CTTGCCTTACGTCCCCGCCACGACGGCGCAAGTTGACAATGTGTTTTCAGTCCTCAAGCGTGCCTCGACctccacttctactactaatcaAACATTGAATGCAGTACGTGGGACTGAAGTGAGAAAGATTCTCGTGGACCTAGGTAGTGGAGATGGCAGAATCGTGAGTTTATAATCAGTTTAACTTTAAATGTTTACACAAATTTTATTGCGAAGGCTCATGTCATAATCTGAAAaatgtgtaggcctacttttaattattgaatttgaaattgaaatgaaggTGCCATAGGCATAGGCATAGGCATAGTCATAGACCACAAAATCTATCTTATAAGACTTTCTGAGACAGTGAGAGTGTGAATGAGATCATCATGACATGAGATGATGCTTGGATTTGTCAATTTTGGTTTGGATTAAAGCTAAAgcgaaatgaaacctttggaacaagtagacTTGTAAGGGGTTGtatcgaaacagaaaaatcatcaaataagaacaaagaaagtttgagaaaaattggacaaataatgagaaagttatgagcatttgaatattgcaatcactaatgatatggagatcctcccaatCCCATTGGGAACGAGACAaggatatgtgatgtcacatgtgaacaactttccctttggtggactataaaatacccccaaaatgtctctttttttctATATCTCATGGTGATACagactctttatccataatgtattctttcaaaatctgtattacatgccctcctgtAGAAAGAACGTAtgatctatacatgtacatgtgtgtagATGTGATAAaggaggcagtttaagtgaaatatatgctaaagtaatggggagtgttgttcacaagtgacatcacacatctatgtcgcattgccaatatgaggatcaccatagcattagtgattgcgatattcaaatgctcacaactttcttatttgtccgatttttctcaaactttcgttgatctgtttctttgatttttctgttttcaccagggttgtaataaaaaaagtttttgattaaaaaaaacaaataaaacgttttttattgttttaaaacgttttaaatcgttttaaaacgtttttttatcCGACGACTGATgtaattttctgtaaatcaattaaactataCACTTAATACTgtatgatttaagctcttgatgttataaatacatttttggagtaAGTAAGAGATGAATACAACTTTTGTTActgaatttccaacagaaaaaaaaatcacatttccccaaaaattactaaatcataatttttgaatgcCTAAAAAACACTTAAGTACATGGAAGTTGAAATTTTATATCACATTTATTcctcttacatgtacatttgcaCAATGAAAGAAATTGACATAATCTATGGGGGATTCAGGGCTTAATTTCATTATGTACaaaatatgctttatttcatttgaatcaactatgccaattttaatgcaagaaatacaaatttgggtttaaatctataaataaagcCTATGAACTGCTTACTTTTTAATTgaggaattctgatcaaatgcaTCATGTTAGgaaaaaaatcagtataaaatgtttttaaatgttttttttttatacttttttacttttcttatatatagtgagtgattgttttactgaccggccttgtattatcGAATTGCGCATCGTAcgcgtcagaaaataatttcatacgctcaaaactttacaacatccttccaaagggaaattgaatagaaagaggatgaaaaatggtcaaaaacacattttcaaagtcttactattctaaaaataataaagtatggtcaaaatagcgcatcagtgattttgttgatttctcaatttttcccatagaaaacacacttatgcaagtgaccaaaatatttcacatgcgaagagggttcggattggaagctaatatagtaaaaaagaaaagcgaatttttattgcttttttatggaAATTTTGATAGAATTATTGGCAatattttccaatcattaacaaaaaggACAAATATTGATACAGATTCAATTTTAGCAAGAATTCACATtggctttatacatgaaatcacggGCAAGAAAAGCAGTTGAGACTTGAATACAATCCCTTACTTTCTCCCTCTTATCATCTACATGTGGTCAAttccagcgtaacggacatggCAGTCGGACAAATTTTTGTACCGGGTAATTCAAAGTTTCACACACTAGAATTGGCAGTCTTCGAATAATTGTTAGTGAGCTTATCAGACACATTCAAGTATTGGTTACatacacatgaaatttcaaattgattCATTGAACAGTTGCAGAGAAAATGCACTCTTTGTGAGCATAATGGACATGACACAAAATGAATGAAGCATTTTTACCTCCTATTTATCAAAATTCCTGTGAATTCTTAGACTGCATGCACCTGATGATGGTGTTAATTACACCTTAGATTGTGTTCTATTCATCAAATGATTTTCAACAACAGTTTTTCAGTGCATTCTGTATTCGTAGCTCAAAATGTAGTGTAATAGACATGACACATGTAGTGTAATGGACATGACAGTTTTTTCCACTTTTTGTAAGCGAATATAATTCTTTTATTACAAGATATGGTATAAGTCTTATTGTTTACACGTTAAGGCTATAGGTTAGAGACACACATCATAACTGGTATTCTGTAATATCTCATATAATTCTGTAATTTTAGCGGGGGCCGGGGGCTTTTCTGACtatatttataaaacaaaaaaatattaagaaaaatttcttctacacaagaaaataaaaagtaatataTTCCAGTTACTACCACCCACCACAtctaatcaaacaaaaataagttgATGATAAAGGTTATTTTTATTCATGGCTTTAGTATTTGACATTAcactagcgtaacggacatgacacccttATGAAATAAACAACATCGGCACTTCTTAGTTTAGCTTAGCTTAGAAATATAAATGATGAATGTAACAgcaaagtacatacatgtactaacaTTCTTAAGAAAAACATGTAGATCTTATTGGCAGGTTTTAATAATCTAGCTATGTGATATTTCATATAGAATACAATACTCAACTCATAGTACCACTACAGCACACTGAGAAGACCAAATCTCACTTTTGggtgaagaaaacaaaatgtacaaaacatgtATAAATCCAAGTTGAAcacatgaaaatgtattttatgataaagaatatacTCCTATGTCAGATTTTTAGCTCATCCAGCCcaaagggccagatgagcttgtggcgtggcgtctgtcgtctgtcgtccgtccacaatttcaaaatgcttcttggccatttcaattctgtttgctttgtatgatagcactaggtggggattcaaaacttctacatagaattttgaaacttattaaatatgctaatttatgcacatttttcaaaattcacaaaaaatgcttctttatttgctgaccgattttgaattttttgcttccatctggtagagctttatgaggttcaccaaacctctacacagaattttgacattttgactagaacaatttttatgctaatttatgcaaaattaatttatgcatatttttaaaaattcacataaaatgcttcttctctatttgttgaccaattttaattttttttcttccacctGGTAGAGttttatgaggttcaccaaacttctacacagaattttttaatttggagtaaaaaatcatttaatgcgaaattcataaatcacagaaaatgcctagagcttctttatttgttgactgaattacaaaatgcttcttcttcgtcatttcaagtctgattttaattctttttgcTTTATATAGCAATAGGTGGGGGATttaaaacttctacacagaatttgaaactcattaaatatgctaatttatgcgtattttgtaaaattcacaaaatgcttctttaattgctgaccgattttgattttttttcttccattaggtagaacttcatgaggttcaccaaacttgtatacagaatttcaaaattttcagtagaaaattatttatgctaatttatgcaaaatttattcataaatcacagaaaatgcctcttctttatttgttgaccgattttgattttttctttcttccatctggtagagctgcatgaggttcaccaaacttgtacacacagttttgaaattttgtatagaaaattatttatgctaatttatgcaaaatttatttataaatcacaaaatatgttttttcttcatttgttgatcaatttcaattttgtttgctttataaatataatagctcaaggtggtgatacaaaatttcaacacaaattttgaaactcattaaatatgctaatttattcatatattttcaaaactcacaaaaaatacttatttatttgttgattgattttgaatatttttgttcCATATGAGAGCTActtgaggttcaccaaggttctacacagagttagacattttgactagaaaattatttatgcttgatttatatgaaatttattcatagatcacaaaaaagtgcttctatgtcatttcttcatcaatttcaattctatatcctcaatttatgtcaccactagtacagtgtcaactgggctgaaattagaattgtgttaaatttcgttgcgagatgccggatgagctccacatcattgatgtgctagttttaattgaataataatatagaaatgcACTTTAAAGTTAAAAGCAGTACCTGGAAACCAGTTTTTCAATATAGAGTTGAAAGGAATTTAGAATGTTTGTAAATTACTTCTGAGAATTTCTTTAATAACTACATGTAATATCCTGAGTATAAATTATTATCCTGTCATCAAATCGTGGATGTTTTAAACATCCActacttgatttaaaaaaaaaatgtttccttttcCTGACAGTAAGAAAATGAGTTCCCTGTTTTACTGAAAATTACACAATATGTCCATATTCTTGTTACATGTAGGTGGTCACATGGGCAACAacatatttttctgttttcttagtAGAAAATTCAATTCATGCAAAGTGAAGGTGTTCACTTGTATTTCCAAAGTGAGGATGGAGTTGATTGTGGCTCATCATCACTGGTTATGTAGTCTTGACTCTTTTAGACTTCCTGCTCACATTCAAAGTGGTGTCAAAGTTgtgtatttgtttaattatttgaAATTGTTTCCTATTCTCACCAGCTTAGAACTTTCTTAATTGCGAGCCAGCGCCATCAATGATCTCATGAATGCTCAAGTTGTAATTTTATCACGTTCCAAACTGTCACTGTAAACAAGAAGAGAATCAATTGTCTTAATTTTGTCCAAACACAAATAATGCAGATTGAGATCTGAGTATGTTGCCAGATCTAGCTGCATCATATCCTGATATTCTGTGGCATACCGGGACTGTAATTCTCAGAAAAATCTACCAGAACAGCTGAATTTTCATCATTCACCAACTTCAATTTTTGCTTGATTGACATGTTGATTTTatgaattaaaggagaatgaaactcttggagcaagttaccttttgtgaaagcagaaaaatcaaagaataagatcaacaaaagtttgagtaaaataggactagcaatagaagagttatgagcatttgaatgtcgagatcactaatgctatggagatcctcccattggcaatgcgaccaagatctatgatgtcacagatgaacaactctccccttttggacactgaagatataccccaaaacatctctttttgctcattctaatcatatgacaaacgattcatcaatgatataatgttgtgaaacctctgtacttgtcctctcataaagagaacacctcaccttgtgatagactctataaaaatgagaatataagtgaaataagtactaaagtaatgagggagttgtacgtgtgtgacatcacagatcttggtcgcattgccaatgggaggatctacatggcattagtgatctcaatattcaaatgctcataactttcttattattcattcaatcttcctcaaactttcaacaatatgtttctttgatttttctctttgatatggattcagctggtttcaagggtttcattctcctttaatgagtAATTGCCCATGTAGTATGACATAATTTCTTCTTGTGTGTGTATTCTGAATCCTTAACCATTCTTACTCATCCAGCTTCTTATCGTACTCACTTTTTTATTATGCACTTCTGTtgttttgaaataaatcatGTAGGTAATAGAAGGAGCGAAGCAAGGGTACCATGGTGTTGGATATGAACTCAATCCATGGCTTGTCTGGTATTCAAGAATAGCTTCTCGTCAAGCAGGAATGAAACACAGAACCTCGTTTCATCGGACCAATCTCTGGAATGTTGACCTGAGCAAGTTTGATGTCATTGTTATATTCGGAGTATCACAAATGGTAAGTAGATGTAAATTGAAACCATGGCTGAAGTTTAATCTCTCATGCTCCACTATGCTTTTAGTGAACGCATATGATTGGGTCAATCATATTTATGGGTAATGCTAGCCTTTTGATAAGACCTTGTTACCGAGACAAGACCAGTGTTGACCCAGTGAATGCGCCTAGTCTATGGCTGGCATGTTCACCCAGGTTTGAGCGATTACTAGTTTTCTCATTTTACAAGTCGCTTGGTTTCTTATCATATCAGACACTGGGCCTTGTCTAAATGCTAGGCCTAGGGTAATGCGGGCTTGTTTACTCTTATTTCAATTGCACTTATTGCGTAGTTTGTCCACATTTGGAACAAACTATGATAACGTACTGTATCAGCGAGAAACGGAACACTACCTTGTGTATGATGGGCAAATCTCCAATTGATTGAATTATGTGTTATTTACTTTTCaccaatacaacaacaacaaccataGTGTGTGGAGTGTAATCAGTGATATTCAATAAAGAATATACAGCGATTGTAGTACTGTTTCAGTtgcacccccaccccctccatgTAGTTTtgctcttaatttttttttttcttcaaattgaatTTAGTCAATTTCATGATAAGGTCAAGAATATGCACATATTTTGTAACTAGCTCCTCATtgatcatgtaggcctatatgtaaaaCTATAGCCTGTCCAAACCATAATGTTAAAATATTACATAGAAATCAACAATAAGGTATTAACCTTTGCATGACTTCTGTATTATTTCGGGAATTTTAACCAACTTTCTCCCCTGTCATTAACAGATGGCTGCCCTGGAAAGCAAGATTTCAGCCGAGATGAAGCCTTCCACTTTGGTCGTTGCTTGCCGTTTTCCCATCCCTGACTGGGAGCCCCATTTATGCGAAGGTACAGGAGTTGATGAGGTATGGCTATACAGGGCGTCTAGTAAAAATGTGACTGGTGTAAGAACTGAGGTGTCATCCAGCGAGGTATCATGAGTCCACGGGTACTAATTAATCTTGAGAGTAATTGGTCGATGAAAGCACCATAACTTCAGCTCAATGCCATCTCTATGGAAGGCCAAGTTCGACAATTACTCGTCTGTGAACAGACAAATGCTTTCCATGCGCAAATTTAATGCATATGCAATTGGACCAATCAGCAGTGTTTTGTGTATCTAAACCGAATCCAAGATGTCCAGCTTTGCCTTCCATAATGGTGGCGTCGAGCTGGAGACTTTATGACACAACCATGAAACGGAGTCAAGGGATCTACTGGTCTTGGATAATAGATTAAGTGTTACTCTGCAGATGATGATGGAAATTTTTTCTGTGAAGTGTTTCAGTTCAGAgtggcgtttcataaagctgttgtaAGTTACAAGTGACGTTACGCACGTGTGGTGACCCGTTCTGGTTGCCAAAACAAGG contains:
- the LOC129279954 gene encoding ATP synthase subunit C lysine N-methyltransferase-like, yielding MADVRELKRSGVPDVKYKKDRRWRKGLVILGVTGAVVGGLYAVATPFILPAFRRVCLPYVPATTAQVDNVFSVLKRASTSTSTTNQTLNAVRGTEVRKILVDLGSGDGRIVIEGAKQGYHGVGYELNPWLVWYSRIASRQAGMKHRTSFHRTNLWNVDLSKFDVIVIFGVSQMMAALESKISAEMKPSTLVVACRFPIPDWEPHLCEGTGVDEVWLYRASSKNVTGVRTEVSSSEVS